From Gossypium raimondii isolate GPD5lz chromosome 11, ASM2569854v1, whole genome shotgun sequence:
aatccaaaaatattacttagaaatttataaaataaaaatatcataatttatttttgaaaattataaaaatagttttaaaattataggtATGCGAAATTTTTCTgaaactttttaattttgaaaggaGTTTTGcatagttataatttttaaaatattttattttatgattttcacaaaagattatgatttttttattttctaagttttgatatttttgggatattttgtGGTTTTTAACGATTTTATTAAATCTTGACACATCATAAAAATGAGATTAGAATAATTGAGTTTGtgtttgattgattgattaGATTTAAACTTGAATACGCATGATTGTTAATTGCATGATGGATAATATGTATGTGCTTAGTGAATTATtggatttatatataatatatgtttattgTGTTTAGGCTGCTAATGGTACGTTGGATGGCATCATCGACACAGTATCTGCTCAACATCCCTTGTTGCCTTTGCTTGGGTTGCTGAAGACTCACAGGAAGCTTGTTATTGTGTCACAGATTCTATGTGGCCTTAGGTAATCCTTTCGACGCAAACACGCCTAAGTCAGCTTAACCACCAAACAATTGAGAATTCATAAAGAATTCCTCTAATGCACCAATTTATATAGTAGAAGCAATACAAATCAAAAGAAGTACAAAAGAacagaaagccacagaaaaCTAAGCACGAGAGGTGTTTgtgtaaatgctctcaattgtATTACTTTCTCCCAAATAATAtaagaaacaataaaagaatgaaataaattacAAGTGAGGGGGagactctctatttatagttgagctcccctaaAACCGACAGTTTAGAACAAGTTACATCGACGAACAAGATTAGCCCTAGGAATTTTacataatcattttatataatcaaatacaatataatcttataagatatgattccccttgatcttctaagattagtttcTCTATTTACCAAGGTAGTCAATGTTGTCATATCTTTATCATTGGTCTACTTAGACTTGAATCTGACAGGTTTTTCCAACAGCTCCTTGAATCGTGCCAGTTCTTGTGAGCCAAATAATTTCCATCTAAATGATAAACCTCCatgagatatatttgatgcgaTGGTCACAGGTTTTGAACTGTAGCCCGTGACACTTGTTGGTGCTCCAGATGGTAAGAATTTATGGTGAATATATGCTCTCTAAAAAGAATGAATGAGGCTCGACTTCaccatatgcatattcaaaTAATACTATGtgatttttacattaaaattggCAGGGAGGAAGATAATAGGAGGAAGTTTGATTGGAGAGATAAGAGAGACTAGGAGATGATTGATTTCGTAGCTAAACAAAGCATAAAACCAGACATTGAACTTACACCACACCAATTGATTACGTGAACACTATCATGGAACGCCTTCTCAAAACAGATGTCAAATATCAATTTGTAATTGACATTGGGAACACGTTGAAGCCCACCTCTTAAAGCTCTGCTTCCTATATGTTATTACACAACAAAATGGCAACACCAGTAATACTTTTGGTTTTTATATGTTCTTCACGTGATGTTGCAAGGGCAGAGGCCTTCATAAATGGATCATAATGTAATCCAGTCCGATTaagtgaaatgaatgtaaattCTAATAAACCGATTTTGGTATGATTCAATTATGACTATTACTCTTATCGTCTATATTTGGATAGTTCAACATTTATTtgtgtattaaaataaaagctcCGGACATGAAGCATTCTGCACTCTTTATTCATCGATTGTTCTAAGCATAGCATACCAAAGTCTGTTTAAGCAAACGACATTCAACCACGAAACTACTGCAACATCCGAGCATTTCAAAGCAACGGATTAGTGGTTTTCAACTTGAAGGCTTGGTGGCAGCCAAGGTGTTTCCAATGTCAATTACAAATCTGTATCTGACATCAGCCTGTTCAAGCCTCTCCATCGCTTTGTTCACATAATCCATGGATATAACTTCAATATCTGCTTTTATGTTGTGTTTAGCTGCGAAATCAATCATCTCTTGTGTCTCTTTCATTCCTCCGATACCACTTCCAGCCATCGTCTTCCTTCCTGTTTTTTatcacaaatatataaattacttGTCAGCTTTATACTCGAATTCAAACTCCAAGACTAGTGTTAATTAAATGCTTTTTTCTGCTTACCTATGATCAACGAAAATGCAGGTACCTCAAGTGGCTCGTAGGGTGCACCAACCATAATAAGTTTCCCATGGGATTTTAGCAGACCAAGCAGTGGCATAATTGGATGAGTAGCAGAGACTGTGTCTATAATTCCATCAAACGTACCCATGGCAGCCTGCTCCAACCCGAAAAAGTAAAatcatttctaaaatttcttttagtaaAAGTAGGAGTAAGTGCACACAATTACCTGTAGTTCGTCTTGGTCACGGCTAACCAAAAAAGAGTCAGCACCGAGATGTTCCAAGGCTTCAGCCTTCTTATTAGGAGAAGTGCTAATTACAGTCACTTTGGACCCCAAAGCCTTGGCAAATTTAACAGCAACATGACCAAGACCACCAAGGCCAACAATGCCGATATGCTTTCCAGGTTCACCTAATCCGAAGTATTTCAAAGGACTGTAAACAGTGATTCCAGCACAAAGCAAAGGAGCTGCAGAGTCAAGGGGCATGCCGTCAGGGATACGAACAACGTAGCGTTCATTGGCGACCATTGAATCTGAATAGCCTCCATAAGTTATGGTTCCATCGTAGTAAATCCCATTGTAGGTTAATATGAGTTTAGGGCAGTAATTTTCAAGGTCGTTTGCACAACTATCGCAGCTGTGGCAAGCTCCGACCATGCATCCCACACCCACTTTATCTCCCACCTTAACCTTTTCCACTTTGCTGCCTACTTCTGTCACTTCCCCTACTATTTCATGCCTGCAAATTATGGGCACTTTGTGTTATATCTCGATGAAGATGTAGCTATTAAAAAGAAATggtctaaataaataaatgattttataagtaaaatatataatttttttattttacttctaCTAGGACTTTAAAATATAGAGAGAAATCACTTTCAGAGctcttcattttgtttttaaaaagaattctTAATTATTAGGCTCTCcatctatttttctttaacaatattttaatcttaattacataaaattaacccataataaaattaactttcTAAATTAGTTATGTGTAATTATATGTCATTTGTGggttttaattgagttaatagactttttaatcaatttatgctataataatttgattttacttGTTCGAATCTCTTTGTACTTGAATGTGTTAAAATAGTTTGATTCTACTAATTTGAGATTTCTATttgtatcattattttaattgtaacattaatgaaactttcaaaaaaaaaattaggatatGAGATTGATTAAGATTTAAGGGCTAGAATATATAGGCGAGAGCAATTTTTGTTCAAAATCGAGAAAAGCGACTAAACTTAGTTATAGGTTTAGttttgttgattattttttgaattttaaaaaaccaacttaatttaatatttttattatttaaaaacatatttttaatttataatatataaaataaatatattatttaagccAATAATTAAATTCAGTTAAAATAACtgtaaatcaatttaattatatcgGTTCTTGAACTCAAATTTAGTTGGATTGATTATGGTGAATTAAATcgatttaattagaaaaataaccAAATGGACGGAAAAACTAAATAGTCTCCTTAAAAATATAGTCAAATTAGGCTTCAAGCttatatttagggtttaaaagtTGGACCTAAGATAGAGATTTAGGTTGAGTAAGATTTAgtgtttaaaatttcattttaagtagAGTTATAAGAAGTTGaaagattttatttgtttttcaatagaagttataaaagttgaagtatattttattaatacaattttggagaagaaaatAGGTAATGATTGGTTAAGCACGACAATTATCCTCTATTATTGGATACCTAAAATGTAAATCagaatattttaatctaaactAAACTCTTTAATTTACtagtattaattaaattctaaatataatattaaaaataaagacgtaatgtgaaatttaactttcaaggtttttatttttatatttgttaatttaattttttaatcattaaacattttagtcaaattgattattttaatagaaatgctgactaaaaatattaattttaatgatgattttgtgacaattcatgtatattttatgttaacatgataatatttatcttatatgtcatgttaataaataatttaaaattttaaaattattcaaaaatataaaatataaaaagctcatgattttttttaaagaagcaTGATGGATTAGTATGTGGGATgtcatgttaaaaaatttaatgttttaaccaatatttctattaaaaaataataaaaattaaattaaaaaatattaacgtTGAGACCTAAACTCGACTTTATGTTAGAAAACAAATGAACGTGGACTTTCTTGCCTCCATAAAACAACTTCAAGCAAATTTGAGTCATCAAAATAAAGTGGTCAAAGTGTAGTTAGTACTGGTGGCCGAAGTTCATGACTCTCTCACTTATCAGTTCATATACATTAAGAAACGGTTCAAAACTTGACACAGCATCATTTGACGGGACAACAAATTTGTAAccacaattaaaatataggtGGGAATTAGTCAGATAGAAACCGTAGTGGACATAGAACGACTAACGTAACGCGCATTGAGAGACAAATGGCTGGATATTATTGTGATTCCTCAATTTTGGTCGGTCCAATAATAATACTTTAATTGACATCCAATTTCATGTCATACAGATAACACCAACAGGCATTAGCCATGCAATTACTTGTTCATTTTATGTATgatgatatattttttatacaataatttatGTACGCATTTGTATTTGATTCTATCATAAAATAGAGATGGAATTTCTTCAATAGTAACAGAGGAGTTGGGATTTCGGTGTTTCCTTGTCATTAAATAGACAGGTAGGGTTACTTTCAGAAATCAGGTACGATCCAGTGTTCCACTACCAATAAAATGttatcctattttatcttgGGGGTAAATGGAATTcaagttttataaataaagtaataagtTCAAAATTCTGAAGTCAAgctttactaatttatttttagggtttatcTCTCTAATTTGAAATCCTTTCAGCAGGGTTAGAGTTAAATGCGAAataattaatctttaaattctatttttaaggGTTTGTTACGTTCCAACagttaataattataatttttgtgatATGTGGaccacatattttaaatgtgaaacaAGTTTGTAGGTTAAGATACTATattttatgagttataattgaCTCAGCTATCATGTATATGGAGCTTTTCttgcttttataaaaaaaaaaggaaagaagaagaatggATTAATAACAAGAGATGAtgaagaaagagatggtaaaaggTAGGAGGGGAGTGACTGACCCAGGAACCATGGGGTAGTTGGAGGAGCCCCATTCATTCTTGATACTGTGAAGGTCAGAATGACAAATCCCACAATACAGCACCTTAAACCTCACATCTTCTTCACCAGTTACCCTGCACTCACCAGTTCATCAcaactcaaaataaaatcatcatcacCTTTAATCCCTTTGAAATCAGACTAAGTAAATGCTATAAAAGAGAATTATCACAAAGATTAAAATGCAAAAGgcaacattaaattaaatttcatggaACAACAAGAGTAGAACGAGTTAAGACTTAAGCATGCATCTGTCAGAAAGCTTAAACTGTGAAAATAACCTTCTGGAGAAGGTGAAAGGAGAGAGATGACCAGATGGGTCCGTTGCAGCCCAGCCAAAGGTCTTGACAGGGTGTTCTTCTTCGGGTGACTTTGCCATTTCAGATCCAAGGTTGGTAAGCCAAAGAGAAAATGTTAGTGCTTCTGTACCTGGGTGTTTTGATGGGTAATGATAATAGCAAATGCTTAGTACTCTTTTGAAGGATTTTGTATGGTGACACATGACATCACATCTGAGCTCATTGCGGACTAAAAAGCAGAGActatcaataaaatttgattttttattggaatattgcatttttctttgattattATAAAATCTAGGAAGTTCTAAAAGACTTTCCTTCTTTGACATGTATGTAGCCTTTTTTACTTTcgtctctttatttttttggttatataaaatcatcaaattttaattttaattttttattacactcaaatttaagatttaagatttatatcttttaacataatttggtatctaattacttagtttaaatattttattataattaaattatttacgtggattttaagaattgttaatatcattaaaattctcttttaaatttgaatctattacaattctatttttgtcacatgactatcaaatgattatttaaaaaaattagaatgtaaaattaacaattgaatctaaaatttttaattttaaaaaataaaaagatcaaattctaagggcacgtttggttagctgtaattaggggtgagcaaaactcgattcgactcgaaaaaaaaaatagaatttcgagttaaacgaatcgagttattcgagttaatcgagttattcgaatcaactcgaatatttttttcgaatttcgaattcgaatcgagttgagttttcaaatttgaataactcgaataattcgaataattcgaatattaaactataatattttacatttttaccccaaactcccaaacctttttacttttccctcaaaacttttactccttcccactttcccctcaaaacttttactcccctcccctctcaaccccccaatctacccaaaatctatttcccaccaaaattttactcccccatttattttttctcaaaattttactcccaaaaaccctcaaaaccttttattttcccccaaaatttttactccctcccacttttcccctaaaacttttattcccttcccatcccacctctcatctatcccaaaccctccccctccaaattttttaatattttccctccaaaattttacttcccatgtttactttccctcaaacttttattccccaaaactttttatttttcccctaaacttttacttctcaccctttactctcaaataaaaaatcaaaattatccaaaaaaagcactaaacataaatagtaataaatttatatctactatttatattattaaattaaatttcatattttatattatttatattattgaattgtttagtcatattgaatatttatattaaaattgaattattaattatgtcataaaatattcgtgttaaaattttatattggtatcaatttcatattttattttaaaataacttttattaaaaaatcatatttttacatttaatatatttttaattctaaaatacatagtgacaagaatcaagataattgaaacaactaagcaagcaaagaagctaaccaatatataaaaattaataaataaattatgaagtgatgaaagttaataaaaatttgattaaggtggacaaattttattacgatgggtgacaatggttacaaggacccaaaattattttttaaaatttaactcgaacaaatatattcgattcgaattccatctcactcgactcgattcgagaaaacttcaaataaagttaggatgataaaatgagattcgaaaactcgattaactcaaaaatttcgattcgattcgattcgatcgaatgctcacccctagctgtaatggaatagagctgtaatggaatagagctgtaatagtaattcaattatttggttgaatggaatggaatggaactgtaatggtattcttgtgtttggttgaatggaatgatgttgtaatagcataaggaaaaaaactaaaatgactaaaatacccttagcAAAATTTTTTGTAGGTtcatgattattgttattgttattaaattttaataagattattaatataaataataaataatttaatcatattttaacctaattattattaaataaatttttaaaaaaacataatttaatgaaattcttaatataattattcttatatgaatttactaaaatcataatatataatactataaaaattatatgtaatgtactttattatttttaaactacaatACATATTGAATGTGCTAAAATAttattagtgaaacaaataatttaattattctacaataaaaacaaaatactaGAAGTAATAagtaacttgagaattatatttcacaTCCAAATATAATactcatatattaacaaaagttacatatgtatttgatgttctaacaaaaaaaatggtttctcAATGCCTACATTTATCtatgttttacaaattaaactcTAATACCAACTCCAACCATTTGGTTTGGGGAGTACTGAAATTTGGTAATGAACAAGGGAATAAGTACAATGATCCATGTAATACAGACTTTTTGTTAAGTCCTACTAGAAGACACCAATCCCAAACTCGAGAGTTCCTCAGGGGGCACAACAACAGTGTACTGAAATGCAATCTGCACCATAGGTAGTTCAGAAGAATGTCTGCAAAGGAAAAAGGagattaaaatatctaaataatataatattaatgctCCACAAATTGCTATCAACAAAAAAAGGTAGCACAACCACAAAACACTTGAAGGGAGCATGTTTCAAGCATTTAGGTGGGCCCATCTGGTGCAGGCAAGAAACTAATataatgagaaaaatatatataatcataataacatTGTATAATCTGTAACAATTTACATATTACAAATCTGAGcataatgaatatattttattgaatcaagagaACTCAAAGAAAGTAGAATACTAAGTTATAAGATTCTATGCCAGATGAAGTCCCTACATTCTAGAGCAAAATAGTCCAGAATGTATGTCCATCAGattcaacaataaaaaatactaGTAATATTGACTGTGGCAGCCAAAGAACGAAATTGTAATGAGTAATTAATATCTGTAAAATCCAACATTATTAGCGAAATCAAAATCATAAGCATATGTTGCAAAAAAATCACAACAAATGATGTGCTGAACTAGTAATATTGTGGATTTGGCAATAAGTGACCATACTGCAAAAGGTGGGATTAAAAGAAGTGAGAAATCAAAAATTATTAGATGATATTTCcccaataagaaaatttgaaagtagaAAGAGGAAAACTTACAGAATGGCCAGGCTTGAATTCAGTAGATGTTCTCAATCTTAGTATGCAATTAAAAGCATATGGTCGACTTAGCATTCGGTACCTGCAAAGTAAGATCAATAACAGAACTCAAATGGAATATCCATATAATTAACTCAAGTAGATATGAAGTATCCATATAAACATATACTTTGTCAtctttaaaaaagaataaattaaaggaACTTATAGTACTAACATGTCCTGAGGAAGTGTTGAATCATCTGTATTTGCATATAAGAACAAAAAGCCATCACTTTCTATGCTAAGAAATTTAAGAGATGCCAAATCTGTATACTCATTTGTAACAGCAAAAATGTCCACGCATAGACCTGCTTGAACAGCCACAGTAGCCTGTAACATTTGTCAATGCTACATTTCCCAATCCACATGACTAGGATGAGATaatacaaaattcaaatgaaagATACCAGATCTTTGTAGAACGGTGTCTGCTCAGGAAGCAAAGCACAGTCTGCATCTTCTTCTTTACTAGCATATTGCTCACCATACCTTCTTGTATCTAGTTGCCCAGGTCCATAATGATTGCAAAATCTATTATTATCccttaataaaaagtaaaattttagactcaAACATAGTGATtgaaaaatctttgattttagAAGACTAGTACATAGTGATTGCaaaattatatgatttgatTAGTATAAATGAGCATAAACAACACTATTCTAAGTGAAAGACTCAAACAGCAAAGGTTATACCACATACAAACATATGCACGGTCCCTTCCTAATTCTATTCTTACAAAATAACCCTATATTATAGTTAAGAAATCGagaacaacaaaaaaagaagagaaagagcAAGGGGCTCACCATTGATTTGGAGGCAGATAGACGagaaataaatctataaatcTCGCTTTTGTTAGGCGAAAGCAGAGCAAATCGGAGTAGAGTGATTTGGGAGACTGCGATAGCCAAAGGGTTTATAAGAGCGAGGGCTTTTGAGAGTTCAACTAGAAATGTCGTTGATTAAGGAATCAAAGGCACTTACTGTAAATAAGGAGGTTCAACTAGAAGGAAGATGAAGATTAAGATGGCGATAGCCAAAAAATGTTTACCTAACCTTGGATGAAGGGGAGGAATGCTGCAGTTGGAGGAAGCAAGAAATGGCTGCCGTTGAGTGTTTTTGAGGTGAGAATTTGTGAGGGTAAAATAGGGTTAATTTGGGACGGAATGGGTAAACGGTGAAGAGGGAAGGGAATAGAAATCCTCAAAATTTTCTACTTAAGGTCAGAATGGAATACACCAGTAGTAGGGTATTCCCTTCAACCAAACCACTGTTTAAGTGGGGACCATAATAAGCTTGTAATAGGCAGGTAATGGCATAGCCATTACCTTCAACTAAACATGCTGTAAATGTATAAAGCGTAGAGACTAAcatcatattttaactttcaaatttttattttataatttcatagaaacaattaatcaattttccacactaattatttactaaaatgtgggtttttttttctctaccaCATGACCTCTCGAggtcaatttcacatttaatgtCAGCAGATTTTTGAGTCCTTGGGATATTGATAGGTACACAAAAAAAATGTCATCGCCTATGCACGTTGAGATCACGCTCGAATCAATGTAATCAACCAAACTTTAATACTCATGCATATTGAGGTTATGCCAAATACAATAATCCAACATTTAATGTTTGATCACCAACGACTCAAATTAAGTAGAGAGGACTTTGGATTCCATGGGAGTCGAAGTCGATACTTTTTCTATCTCTGTATTTTTCACATAAAACGCTACATTTCCATACTATAATCCTTAAACTTTCTCCTACcaaactttaaaccctaatttagcTTGAGCTTCTAATCTTAAAGGGATTTTATTGAGATTGCAATTTCAACATATATCTTCTATTGCAACATAAAATAGTGA
This genomic window contains:
- the LOC105804130 gene encoding probable mannitol dehydrogenase — protein: MCHHTKSFKRVLSICYYHYPSKHPGTEALTFSLWLTNLGSEMAKSPEEEHPVKTFGWAATDPSGHLSPFTFSRRVTGEEDVRFKVLYCGICHSDLHSIKNEWGSSNYPMVPGHEIVGEVTEVGSKVEKVKVGDKVGVGCMVGACHSCDSCANDLENYCPKLILTYNGIYYDGTITYGGYSDSMVANERYVVRIPDGMPLDSAAPLLCAGITVYSPLKYFGLGEPGKHIGIVGLGGLGHVAVKFAKALGSKVTVISTSPNKKAEALEHLGADSFLVSRDQDELQAAMGTFDGIIDTVSATHPIMPLLGLLKSHGKLIMVGAPYEPLEVPAFSLIIGRKTMAGSGIGGMKETQEMIDFAAKHNIKADIEVISMDYVNKAMERLEQADVRYRFVIDIGNTLAATKPSS